One Amorphoplanes digitatis genomic window carries:
- a CDS encoding AraC family transcriptional regulator produces MTAGAVFSGPQWQRFATTDSDQAHAFIRRSLIDVNVRFAGEGPGGAGLRTVFTQLDDVRVNRLHYSARTRLDTSPAGDLIVTHLMSGYYVAAHGKDEYLLRPGDVVLILPDQPLEVDFGDVDALNVRLPRKLLEEVADAQTGISGADLRFDTPRPISAALGRHWVHTVAYLTRTVLSDPALMSNPLIAGQARQLLASTALAVFPNTGHDVRPRHPGEVSSQVLRRAMAFVEENIDRSLTVAEMAAAAGVRPRALQLAFRRHRDTTPTQYARTVRMERAHRDLQASDPTTGVTVAMIANRWGFTHLGRFSTDYRAAYGTSPSRTLRT; encoded by the coding sequence ATGACCGCCGGCGCGGTCTTTTCCGGCCCGCAGTGGCAGCGCTTCGCCACCACCGACTCCGATCAGGCGCACGCCTTCATCCGGCGATCCCTGATCGACGTCAACGTGCGATTCGCCGGCGAGGGACCCGGCGGAGCCGGCCTGCGCACCGTCTTCACCCAACTCGACGACGTCAGGGTCAACCGGCTGCACTACTCGGCGCGCACCCGGCTCGACACGTCGCCCGCCGGGGACCTGATCGTCACCCACCTGATGAGCGGGTACTACGTCGCGGCACACGGCAAGGACGAGTACCTGTTGCGGCCGGGTGACGTGGTGCTGATCCTGCCGGACCAGCCCTTGGAGGTCGACTTCGGCGACGTCGACGCGCTGAACGTCCGGCTGCCCCGAAAGCTGCTCGAAGAGGTCGCGGACGCACAGACCGGTATCAGCGGCGCGGACCTGCGCTTCGACACCCCTCGGCCGATCTCCGCGGCGCTGGGCCGCCACTGGGTGCACACCGTCGCCTACCTCACGCGCACCGTGCTGTCCGACCCCGCACTCATGTCGAACCCGCTGATCGCCGGGCAGGCTCGCCAGCTTCTCGCGTCGACGGCGCTGGCGGTGTTCCCCAACACCGGCCACGACGTGCGGCCGCGGCACCCGGGAGAGGTCTCGTCGCAGGTGTTGCGCCGGGCGATGGCCTTCGTCGAGGAGAACATCGACCGGTCGCTCACGGTGGCGGAGATGGCCGCCGCGGCAGGCGTACGCCCCCGCGCGCTTCAGCTCGCGTTCCGCCGCCACCGCGACACCACGCCGACGCAGTACGCCCGCACCGTCCGCATGGAGAGGGCGCACCGCGATCTGCAGGCCTCGGACCCGACCACCGGCGTCACCGTCGCGATGATCGCCAACCGGTGGGGCTTCACCCACCTCGGGCGGTTCAGCACCGACTATCGCGCCGCATACGGCACCAGCCCCAGCCGTACCCTGCGTACCTGA
- a CDS encoding protein kinase family protein: protein MSDRVERHTELSERLAALRDGEVEALLAEAAASAAGIGGTTVTVQVGGLPVFVKRVPLTDLERRPENVGSTANLFRLPLFYQYGIGSTGFGAWREVAAHAMTTRWVLEDRFDGFPLLYHWRVLPRRPDPMPDAELERWVTHWDGDDEVRARLLAIGSASADVALFMEHIPYTVDAWLTARTADGGEAADAAYAFVDGALRAGVDFLESQGFLHFDAHFRNLLTDGRRLYFADFGLAAHARFDLSAEESAFVRRHRSYDRCYTATHLTVWLVSNLLKIPWQDCPAYLREHARKPWDVEASACAGRIVARHTPVAVATERFFEDIVNVSKRTPYPADELGGILSRRAA from the coding sequence GTGTCCGACCGCGTGGAGCGCCACACCGAACTGTCCGAAAGGCTCGCCGCGCTCCGCGACGGCGAGGTCGAGGCGCTGCTCGCCGAGGCCGCGGCGTCCGCCGCGGGCATCGGCGGGACGACGGTTACGGTCCAGGTCGGCGGCCTGCCGGTGTTCGTGAAGCGGGTGCCCCTGACCGACCTGGAACGACGCCCGGAGAACGTCGGCTCGACGGCGAACCTCTTCCGGCTTCCGCTGTTCTATCAGTACGGCATCGGCTCGACCGGTTTCGGCGCCTGGCGGGAGGTCGCCGCGCACGCCATGACGACCCGCTGGGTGCTGGAGGATCGCTTCGACGGCTTTCCGCTGCTGTACCACTGGCGCGTGCTGCCGCGGCGGCCGGATCCGATGCCGGACGCCGAGCTGGAACGCTGGGTGACCCACTGGGACGGCGACGACGAGGTACGCGCCCGGCTGCTGGCGATCGGCTCGGCCTCGGCCGACGTGGCCCTGTTCATGGAGCACATCCCGTACACGGTGGACGCCTGGCTGACCGCGCGCACCGCCGACGGTGGCGAGGCCGCCGACGCCGCGTACGCGTTCGTCGACGGCGCCCTGCGTGCCGGCGTGGACTTCCTGGAGTCGCAGGGGTTCCTGCATTTCGACGCGCATTTCCGCAACCTGCTGACCGACGGCCGTCGCCTCTACTTCGCCGACTTCGGCCTGGCCGCGCACGCACGGTTCGACCTCAGCGCCGAGGAGTCCGCCTTCGTACGGCGGCACCGCAGCTACGACCGCTGCTACACGGCCACCCACCTGACCGTCTGGCTGGTGAGCAACCTGCTGAAGATCCCCTGGCAGGACTGCCCGGCCTACCTGCGCGAGCACGCCCGCAAGCCCTGGGACGTCGAGGCCTCGGCGTGCGCCGGCCGGATCGTGGCGCGGCACACGCCCGTCGCGGTGGCCACGGAACGGTTCTTCGAGGACATCGTGAACGTCAGCAAGCGCACGCCGTACCCCGCCGATGAGCTCGGCGGGATCCTCAGCCGACGAGCGGCCTGA